A region from the Gossypium hirsutum isolate 1008001.06 chromosome A08, Gossypium_hirsutum_v2.1, whole genome shotgun sequence genome encodes:
- the LOC107919919 gene encoding regulator of nonsense transcripts 1 homolog: MDSQFETASQPDPATDAYTFLEFNTQGESDFEYTDFRDPIRSWPTPSDAHSAERSGSDHHSDTAASSSPSSASKGAGRGVASNNNSHSNSISNSAAVVDALATGIGGLNFEETVGDEDGGYDYGKGDFAEHSCRYCGVSNPACVVRCNVPSCRKWFCNSRGNTSGSHIVNHLVRSKHKEVCLHKDSPLGETILECYNCGCRNVFLLGFISAKTESVVVLLCREPCLNVNALKDMNWDLSQWCPLIDDRCFLQWLVKIPSEQEQLRARQISAQQINKVEELWKTNPDASFEDLEKPGVDDEPQPVALKYEDAYQYQNVFAPLIKLEADYDKMMKESQSKDNVTVRWDIGLNKKRIAYFVFPKEDNELRLVPGDELRLRYSGDAAHPAWQAVGHVIKLTAQEEVALELRASQGVPIDVNHGFSVDFVWKSTSFDRMQGAMKTFAVDETSVSGYIYHHLLGHEVEVQMVRNTLPRRFGAPGLPELNASQVFAVKSVLQKPISLIQGPPGTGKTVTSAAIVYHMAKQGQGQVLVCAPSNVAVDQLAEKISTTGLKVVRLCAKSREAVSSPVEHLTLHYQVRHLDTSEKSELHKLQQLKDEQGELSSSDEKKYKALKRATEREISQSADVICCTCVGAADPRLANFRFRQVLIDESTQATEPECLIPLVLGVKQVVLVGDHCQLGPVIMCKKAARAGLAQSLFERLVLLGVKPIRLQVQYRMHPCLSEFPSNSFYEGTLQNGVTINERQSSGIDFPWPVPNRPMFFYVQMGQEEISASGTSYLNRTEAANVEKIVTILRVFSCQIGVITPYEGQRAYIVNYMSRNGSLRQQLYKEIEVASVDSFQGREKDYIIVSCVRSNEHQGIGFLNDPRRLNVALTRARYGIVILGNPKVLSKQPLWNGLLTHYKENECLVEGPLNNLKQSMVQFQKPKKIYNERRLFFGGGPGILPNDNFGDASSSPNVDRRSSRARGTYMPSGPPNGTHKPGVHPTGFPMPRVPLPPFPGSPSQPYAIPSRGAVHGPVGAVPQVPQPGSRGFGVGRGNASAPIGHHLPHQQGSQQNVGTIGSPFNFPPLENPNSQPSVGGPLSQPGFVNNMPVQGASQTIRDGFSMGGMSQDFLGEDFKSQGSHVPYNIADFSTQGGYAVDYASQGAQSGFPGNFLNQNSQAGYSRFGAGNDFMTQDYMNHGSQGLFTQAGFNDPSQDDASQSHFGAANPNQLQSQGLMNSLYSQPFAHYNTQPLNLQSPQQQQPQQGQGSQNQNLRYNG, from the exons ATGGATTCTCAATTCGAGACGGCCTCGCAACCTGACCCAGCCACCGACGCTTACACCTTCCTCGAATTCAACACCCAAGGTGAGTCCGATTTCGAGTACACGGACTTCCGTGATCCGATTCGTTCATGGCCGACACCCTCCGACGCCCACTCCGCCGAACGATCCGGCTCCGACCACCACTCGGACACTGCTGCTTCCTCTTCTCCCTCTAGCGCTTCGAAAGGCGCTGGCCGTGGCGTAGCGAGCAATAACAACAGCCATAGCAATAGTATTAGCAATAGTGCGGCCGTGGTCGATGCGTTAGCCACGGGGATCGGTGGATTGAATTTTGAGGAGACAGTCGGGGATGAGGATGGCGGGTATGACTACGGAAAAGGAGATTTCGCCGAGCACTCTTGTCGGTATTGTGGGGTTTCAAACCCGGCTTGCGTGGTTCGCTGTAATGTCCCTTCGTGTAGGAAGTGGTTTTGTAATTCAAGAGGGAATACATCCGGCTCGCATATTGTTAATCATCTC GTGAGATCCAAACACAAGGAAGTCTGCCTTCATAAGGATAGTCCTTTGGGAGAAACAATTCTTGAATGCTACAACTGTGGATGCAGAAATGTTTTTCTTCTTGGTTTTATATCTGCTAAGACAGAGAGTGTTGTCGTTCTTCTTTGTAGAGAACCTTGTTTGAATGTCAATGCTTTGAAGGACATGAATTGGGATTTGAGTCAGTGGTGTCCCCTTATTGATGATAGGTGCTTTCTGCAGTGGTTGGTTAAG ATCCCTTCTGAACAAGAACAGTTAAGGGCTCGACAAATAAGTGCTCAACAAATAAACAAGGTGGAAGAGCTTTGGAAGACAAATCCCGATGCCTCCTTTGAAGATCTTGAGAAGCCTGGTGTAGATGATGAACCTCAGCCTGTGGCATTGAAGTATGAAGATGCTTATCAG TATCAAAATGTTTTCGCACCACTTATTAAGCTTGAAGCTGACTATGATAAA ATGATGAAAGAATCTCAAAGCAAGGACAATGTCACAGTTCGTTGGGATATCGGGCTAAACAAGAAACGAATTGCATATTTTGTCTTTCCAAAG GAAGACAATGAACTCCGTCTGGTACCTGGTGATGAGTTGCGACTGCGTTATTCAGGAGATGCTGCACATCCAGCGTGGCAGGCTGTTGGGCATGTG atcaAGCTAACGGCGCAAGAGGAGGTTGCACTTGAGCTTCGTGCTAGTCAG GGAGTTCCTATTGATGTGAACCATGGGTTTAGCGTTGATTTTGTATGGAAAAGTACAAGTTTTGACCGAATGCAGGGGGCAATGAAAACATTTGCAGTTGATGAAACAAGTGTTAGTGG ATATATTTACCATCACCTTCTCGGCCATGAAGTTGAGGTTCAGATGGTTCGTAATACACTGCCTCGTCGTTTTGGTGCACCTGGTCTGCCAGAATTGAATGCATCTCAA GTTTTTGCAGTGAAGAGTGTTCTTCAGAAGCCTATAAGCTTGATTCAAGGCCCCCCTGGCACAGGAAAAACTGTGACTTCTGCCGCCATTGTCTATCACATGGCCAAACAGGGGCAGGGGCAG GTTCTGGTCTGTGCTCCAAGTAATGTGGCTGTCGATCAGCTAGCTGAAAAGATAAGCACAACTGGGTTAAAG GTTGTAAGGCTTTGTGCAAAGTCTAGAGAAGCTGTCAGTTCTCCTGTTGAACATTTGACCTTGCATTATCAG GTCCGACATCTTGATACATCTGAGAAGAGTGAACTTCATAAGTTACAACAATTGAAAGATGAACAAG GTGAGTTGTCAAGCAGTGATGAGAAAAAGTACAAAGCATTGAAGCGAGCAACAGAGAGGGAAATATCACAAAGTGCTGATGTCATTTGTTGCACTTGTGTTGGGGCTGCAGATCCCAGACTTGCCAATTTTAGGTTCCGCCAG GTACTTATTGATGAGTCTACTCAGGCAACAGAACCTGAGTGTCTCATTCCTTTAGTTCTTGGAGTGAAGCAG gttgTCCTTGTTGGTGATCATTGCCAACTTGGTCCTGTTATAATGTGCAAGAAAGCAGCTCGTGCTGGGCTGGCGCAATCTCTTTTTGAACGTCTAGTTTTACTTGGTGTTAAACCTATTAGATTGCAG GTTCAATACCGTATGCACCCATGTTTGTCAGAGTTTCCTTCTAACAGTTTCTATGAAGGCACATTGCAAAATGGAGTGACAATCAATGAAAGGCAATCATCAGGCATTGATTTCCCTTGGCCTGTGCCTAATCGTCCCATGTTTTTCTATGTACAG ATGGGACAAGAGGAGATTAGTGCTAGTGGAACATCATATCTCAATCGAACTGAGGCTGCAAATGTTGAAAAGATAGTTACCATCTTGAGAGTGTTTTCCTGTCAG ATTGGGGTCATAACACCTTATGAGGGACAACGGGCATATATTGTGAACTATATGTCAAGAAATGGTTCTTTGAGGCAGCAGCTTTACAAGGAAATTGAG GTTGCAAGTGTTGACTCATTCCAAGGACGGGAAAAGGATTACATCATTGTTTCTTGTGTGAGAAGTAATGAACATCAG ggTATTGGCTTTCTAAATGACCCTCGAAGGCTTAATGTCGCCCTAACACGTGCTCGATATGGTATTGTAATTCTTGGAAACCCTAAAGTTCTTAGCAAACAGCCTCTGTGGAATGGTTTATTGACACATTACAAG GAAAATGAGTGTCTGGTTGAAGGACCCCTCAATAACTTGAAGCAGAGTATGGTTCAATTCCAAAAGCCCAAAAAG ATCTACAATGAACGGAGGCTGTTCTTTGGTGGTGGACCTGGCATTCTACCTAATGATAATTTTGGGGATGCCTCATCTAGTCCAAACGTTGATAGAAGAAGCAGCCGTGCCCGGG GTACTTATATGCCTTCTGGTCCACCCAATGGTACACATAAGCCTGGAGTGCATCCTACTGGGTTCCCAATGCCCCGGGTTCCTCTTCCACCATTTCCGGGCTCTCCTTCTCAGCCTTATGCTATTCCATCCCGTGGAGCTGTACATGGACCAGTGGGAGCTGTTCCTCAAGTCCCTCAACCAGGAAGTCGAGGCTTTGGGGTTGGTCGGGGTAACGCTAGTGCTCCTATTGGCCATCATCTCCCACATCAGCAAGGCTCACAGCAAAATGTCGGTACTATCGGATCTCCCTTTAACTTCCCTCCTCTGGAGAACCCAAATAGCCAGCCATCTGTAGGTGGTCCGTTATCTCAACCTGGATTTGTTAACAAT ATGCCCGTCCAAGGGGCAAGCCAGACAATTCGTGATGGATTTTCAATGGGAGGAATGTCCCAG GACTTCTTGGGTGAGGACTTCAAAAGCCAAGGCTCACATGTTCCTTATAACATTGCTGATTTTTCAACACAG